From Aricia agestis chromosome 11, ilAriAges1.1, whole genome shotgun sequence, a single genomic window includes:
- the LOC121731767 gene encoding uncharacterized protein LOC121731767 yields MKNCNLIVTGIGGSEKPCKGSVDIRIYSRLNNNINFNVSSLIVDSITDMLPNAHVDVSALTHLEKLPLADLDFALPGNIDILIGAAVFPHLLLPNIVRSEQDNLPPAIETVFGYVIMGAVPTSHSSRYTTSCCSVLQENNINSLVKRFWELEEISAPPSMSHKDLECEEHFRATTVRDNSGRYIVALPFCGDPYSLGDSYAVALRRFHCLERKLNSSPNLRRAYNDVIRDYIDKYFLSPVVSDNADCVPAYYIPHHGVVREDKISTKLRVVLDASCRTTSGQSINDILHTGPNLQGDLFNIIINFRLFKIALSADCRQMFLNIGVHESDRRFQRIFYRFSNDEPITVYQFNRVCFGLRSSPYHALRVVRQLIADEGDDFPAAALAASKSLFMDDIVCSVIDTPRAISLCEELIQLFKRGQFDLVKWTSNSKEVLAHLSDSHKASPDVEFDKSIPHKVLGLRWDKSQDSFRFDVALPDAKCTKRIMLSTIARLWDIMGFVAPTILYAKLLIKELWLAKCEWDDAPPKHIVAAWKQFCSELPKLNQIIIPRHLGLVDGCSVNLIGFADASESAYGGVVYMQVRNGCNYSVQLVCAKSKVSPVKTISIARLELCAALLLSQLLRKVKDTVSAHYPINNIFAFTDSKIVLAWIYSSPHRWQTFVANRITKLIEFVPPTCFNHVPGIENPADCLSRGIPPMALLDHPLWKRGPPWISHDPSEWPIEPYRENTEVEDVPEQKIVSHPVVVDVAHSPFYTLAQRISSWSKLLRVIVYVCRFLRKLPKGTFVSISDLEYAERKLLLSVQAVHFNNDIQSLKNNLHVSPALLKLKPFLDENGIIRVGGRLSNSDEPYNYKHPCILPRHDHVVDLLVEFYHKRHLHAGPELLMSLLRQKYWILAARRTIRQIIHKCNTCFRFRPRPTYPLMADLPSQRVNQVDKAFTFTGCDYAGPLQYTPIRGRGVKGRKAWLCIFTCLTTRATHIEIATDLSTVSFLAALKRFLSRRGPIQCLYSDNGTCFVGANSYLRDLYKFLNEEYRTRLQDELLTNHIDWKFIPPASPHFGGCWESMVKVIKTHLFKVIGQQILSYEELLTVLAQVEALINSRPLTTLSSDPAEPSALTPAHFLNTVPLSSLPAPEAHSSNMLQRHTLLDKLVQSFWRRWRLEYLHKLQTRYKWSSPASPIREGTLVIIINDNSPPLSWPLGVIEKLHTAKDGTTRVVTVKTAKGSYVRPVVRLCPLPTQ; encoded by the coding sequence atgaaaaattgtaatttaatagttACAGGAATCGGTGGCTCGGAAAAACCGTGTAAGGGTTCCGTAGATATTAGAATATATTCgcgccttaataataatattaattttaatgtttcctCGCTTATAGTGGATAGTATTACGGACATGTTGCCGAACGCTCATGTGGACGTATCCGCACTTACTCATCTCGAGAAATTGCCTCTCGCAGATTTAGATTTTGCGCTTCCGGGTAATATCGATATTTTGATCGGAGCTGCAGTATTCCCGCACTTACTGCTACCTAACATAGTACGCAGTGAGCAAGATAATTTACCTCCCGCTATTGAGACGGTTTTCGGTTATGTGATTATGGGCGCCGTGCCTACGTCACATAGTTCTCGTTATACTACGTCTTGCTGTTCTGTTCTTcaagaaaataacattaattctCTCGTAAAGCGATTTTGGGAGCTTGAAGAGATTTCCGCGCCGCCCTCGATGAGTCATAAGGACCTCGAGTGTGAAGAACATTTCCGCGCTACTACTGTTCGCGATAACAGTGGTAGGTATATAGTCGCGTTACCATTTTGTGGTGACCCTTATTCGCTAGGCGATTCGTACGCCGTCGCTCTCAGACGTTTTCATTGTTTAGAACGAAAACTGAATTCGTCACCTAACTTACGCCGCGCTTATAATGACGTTATTCGTGACTACatcgataaatattttttgagccCAGTTGTGAGTGATAACGCTGACTGCGTTCCCGCATATTATATTCCGCATCACGGTGTAGTTCGCGAAGATAAAATTTCCACTAAACTCCGCGTAGTTTTAGACGCTAGCTGTCGGACTACATCGGGCCAGTCTATCAATGATATTTTGCATACTGGACCGAATCTACAGGGTgatttatttaacataataataaattttcgtCTTTTCAAAATTGCTTTGTCAGCTGATTGTCGACAAATGTTTCTTAATATAGGCGTTCACGAATCTGACCGTAGATTCCAGCGTATATTTTACCGCTTTAGTAATGATGAACCTATAACGGTTTACCAATTTAACCGCGTTTGTTTCGGACTTAGGTCCAGTCCATATCACGCCTTACGAGTTGTGCGTCAACTGATTGCTGATGAAGGCGATGATTTTCCCGCTGCTGCGTTAGCAGCTTCTAAGTCTTTATTTATGGACGATATCGTTTGTAGCGTTATAGACACTCCGCGCGCAATTTCGCTTTGTGAAGAGCTTATTCAGCTTTTCAAGCGAGGCCAATTTGATCTTGTCAAATGGACGAGTAATTCAAAGGAGGTTCTCGCACACTTATCTGATTCTCATAAGGCTTCACCGGACGTTGAGTTCGATAAGTCCATTCCGCATAAGGTCCTTGGCTTGCGCTGGGACAAATCGCAAGATAGTTTTCGCTTTGACGTCGCACTGCCTGATGCGAAGTGTACCAAACGCATAATGCTGTCCACAATAGCTCGACTTTGGGACATAATGGGTTTTGTGGCTCCCACCATTTTGTACGCCAAGCTCTTGATAAAAGAGCTTTGGTTGGCAAAGTGTGAGTGGGATGACGCACCTCCTAAACATATAGTCGCAGCCTGGAAGCAGTTTTGCAGCGAGCTTCCCAAGCTCAATCAAATTATTATACCGCGTCACTTAGGATTAGTGGATGGATGCAGTgttaatttaataggtttcgctGACGCTAGCGAAAGCGCTTACGGCGGAGTAGTGTATATGCAAGTCCGCAATGGCTGTAACTATTCTGTGCAATTAGTTTGTGCCAAGTCTAAAGTCTCGCCAGTCAAAACCATTTCGATTGCAAGACTTGAATTGTGTGCAGCCCTTCTGCTGTCACAATTGCTTCGCAAGGTCAAGGACACAGTTTCGGCCCACTAccccattaataatattttcgctTTCACTGACTCCAAGATAGTACTTGCTTGGATTTATTCTTCTCCGCATCGCTGGCAGACTTTTGTCGCCAATCGCATTACCAAACTTATAGAGTTTGTTCCCCCCACTTGTTTTAATCACGTCCCGGGTATTGAAAACCCCGCTGACTGCCTGTCTCGTGGAATCCCTCCAATGGCCCTTCTCGATCATCCCTTATGGAAACGTGGTCCACCCTGGATTAGCCATGATCCGTCAGAGTGGCCCATTGAACCCTATAGAGAGAATACAGAAGTTGAGGACGTACCCGAGCAAAAAATTGTCTCTCATCCCGTGGTCGTTGATGTTGCGCATTCCCCGTTTTATACACTCGCACAGCGCATATCATCTTGGTCTAAGTTGTTACGCGTCATCGTTTATGTCTGCAGGTTTCTTAGGAAACTACCTAAAGGAACTTTTGTTTCAATATCCGATCTGGAATACGCAGAacgcaaattattattatccgtaCAGGCTGTTCATTTTAATAATGATattcaaagtttaaaaaataacttacatGTTTCCCCCGCTCTTCTTAAACTTAAACCGTTTCTCGATGAGAACGGTATAATACGCGTCGGTGGTCGTTTGTCAAATTCAGACGAGCCTTATAACTATAAGCATCCGTGCATTCTTCCGCGTCATGATCATGTAGTCGATCTTCTTGTAGAATTTTATCACAAAAGGCATCTTCATGCCGGTCCAGAGCTACTTATGTCCTTACTCAGGCAAAAGTACTGGATTTTAGCTGCTCGGCGAACCATTCGCCAGATAATACATAAATGTAACACGTGTTTTAGATTTCGTCCGCGTCCAACTTATCCTCTTATGGCAGACCTTCCTAGCCAACGCGTGAACCAGGTAGATAAGGCGTTCACATTTACCGGTTGCGATTATGCTGGACCTCTACAGTACACTCCGATACGTGGTCGAGGTGTTAAAGGTCGTAAGGCTTGGTTATGCATATTCACATGCCTAACAACGCGCGCTACGCATATTGAGATTGCGACGGATTTGAGCACGGTGTCTTTTCTAGCCGCACTAAAACGTTTTCTTTCGCGCCGCGGCCCTATACAGTGCTTGTACTCTGATAACGGCACTTGTTTCGTGGGCGCTAATTCGTACTTACGCGATTTATATAAATTTCTAAATGAAGAATACCGCACACGTCTTCAAGACGAACTTTTGACCAATCACATTGATTGGAAATTTATTCCGCCTGCCTCTCCACATTTCGGGGGATGCTGGGAGAGCATGGTTAAGGTAATAAAAACGCACCTCTTTAAGGTTATAGGTCAACAAATTCTTTCTTACGAGGAACTTTTAACTGTCCTCGCTCAAGTCGAGGCATTGATAAACTCGCGTCCGCTTACTACGTTGAGCAGCGATCCCGCTGAGCCTTCTGCTTTAACTCCTGCGCACTTCCTAAACACAGTGCCATTGTCGTCACTACCCGCTCCTGAAGCACATTCATCTAACATGCTTCAAAGACATACACTGCTCGACAAGCTCGTGCAGTCATTTTGGCGGCGCTGGCGTTTAGAGTACTTACATAAGCTGCAGACTAGATATAAGTGGAGTAGTCCTGCTTCGCCTATACGGGAAGGAACGTTAGTTATTATCATTAATGACAATTCACCACCGCTTTCGTGGCCACTAGGTGTCATCGAAAAGTTACATACCGCTAAAGATGGTACAACTCGCGTTGTGACTGTTAAGACCGCGAAGGGAAGCTACGTGCGCCCTGTTGTACGTCTCTGTCCATTACCTACCCAGTGA